One genomic region from Vitis riparia cultivar Riparia Gloire de Montpellier isolate 1030 chromosome 17, EGFV_Vit.rip_1.0, whole genome shotgun sequence encodes:
- the LOC117904280 gene encoding protein ODORANT1-like, with protein sequence MGRHSCCLKQKLRKGLWSPEEDEKLYNYITRFGVGCWSSVPKLAGLQRCGKSCRLRWINYLRPDLKRGMFSQQEEDLIISLHQVLGNRWAQIAAQLPGRTDNEIKNFWNSCLKKKLMKQGMDPNTHKPLNETEVGDGKNCTEKASLQVLQPKGLPAAPSSAAEFEQPFMVNNSSCYDGGLTEGSRVQFMNKPGFDPMSFFEFQAGVDPMGYSSNLLSQYHQTIRPFDQNQLEANSNVGFASLPGLTNFDQGNLTETDFSDNSASRMGSFFFNEAKESSSNSSNITSHTAGFQINNMGENVAFSWDAENKLEALFQYQISGIKSEELKPSSWYGDQVHSQNSEDFSNYPLTSLSEDLTGASFDVFQQM encoded by the exons ATGGGACGTCATTCCTGTTGTTTAAAGCAGAAGTTGAGGAAGGGTCTGTGGTCTCCAGAGGAGGATGAGAAACTGTACAATTACATAACCAGATTTGGTGTTGGGTGTTGGAGTTCAGTTCCCAAGCTGGCTG GTTTGCAGAGGTGCGGAAAGAGTTGCAGATTGAGATGGATTAACTATTTGAGACCCGACCTTAAGAGGGGAATGTTCTCTCAGCAAGAGGAGGATCTCATAATAAGCCTGCATCAGGTTCTAGGCAACAG GTGGGCTCAGATTGCAGCACAATTGCCAGGCAGAACTGACAATGAGATTAAGAACTTTTGGAACTCGTGCTTGAAGAAGAAGCTAATGAAGCAAGGCATGGATCCCAACACCCACAAGCCACTGAATGAAACCGAAGTAGGAGATGGCAAGAATTGTACAGAGAAAGCATCTCTGCAAGTATTGCAGCCAAAAGGACTTCCTGCAGCACCATCATCTGCAGCTGAATTTGAGCAGCCATTTATGGTGAACAATTCGAGTTGCTATGATGGTGGACTAACAGAAGGGTCAAGAGTGCAGTTTATGAACAAGCCAGGCTTTGATCCTATGTCCTTCTTTGAATTCCAGGCAGGCGTTGATCCAATGGGGTATAGTTCCAATTTGTTATCTCAATATCATCAAACTATTAGACCATTTGATCAAAACCAGTTGGAGGCGAATTCCAATGTGGGTTTCGCTTCATTGCCTGGTTTAACCAATTTTGATCAGGGAAACTTGACGGAGACGGATTTTTCTGATAATTCAGCTTCAAGAATGggttcatttttcttcaatgaaGCCAAGGAAAGTTCAAGTAACAGTTCAAATATAACTAGTCACACTGCTGGATTCCAGATTAACAATATGGGGGAAAATGTGGCTTTCTCATGGGATGCAGAGAATAAGTTGGAAGCTTTGTTTCAATATCAGATTAGCGGTATCAAATCCGAAGAATTGAAGCCAAGTTCATGGTATGGGGATCAGGTTCATAGTCAAAATTCAGAAGATTTCAGTAACTATCCATTGACGTCGCTATCAGAAGATCTAACCGGAGCAAGCTTTGACGTCTTCCAGCAGATGTGA
- the LOC117934397 gene encoding copper methylamine oxidase-like isoform X2, giving the protein MTRAQTCHPLDPLSATEISVAVATVRAAGATPEVRDGMRFVEVVLYEPDKHVVALADAYFFPPFQPSLLPRTKGGPVIPSKLPPRKARLVVYNKKSNETSIWIVELSEVHAATRGGHHRGKAITTQVVPDIQPPMDAVEYAECEAVVKDCPLFREAMKKRGVEDMDLVMVDAWCVGYHGEADAPSRRLAKPLIFCRTESDCPMENGYARPVEGIYVVVDMQNMVVIEFEDRKLVPLPPADPLRNYSPGETRGGVDRSDVKPLQIVQPEGPSFRVHGHYVEWQKWNFRIGFTPREGLVIHSVAYVDGSRGRRPVAHRLSFVEMVVPYGDPNEPHYRKNAFDAGEDGLGKNANSLKKGCDCLGFIKYFDAHFTNFTGGVETIENCVCLHEEDHGILWKHQDWRTGLAEVRRSRRLTASFICTVANYEYGFFWHFYQDGRIEAEVKLTGILSLGALQPGESRKYGTTIAPGLYAPVHQHFFIARMDMAVDCKPGEAFNQVVEVNMKVENPGKDNVHNNAFYAEEKLLRSEMQAMRDCDPLSARHWIVRNTRTVNRTGQLTGYKLVPGSNCLPLAGSEAKFLRRAAFLKHNLWVTPYARDEMFPGGEFPNQNPRVGEGLATWVKQNRPLEETDIVLWYVFGLVHVPRLEDWPVMPVERIGFMLQPHGFFNCSPAVDVPPNACELDGKDNDVKDNGVAKPIQTGLLSKI; this is encoded by the exons ATGACAAGGGCTCAAACCTGCCATCCGTTGGACCCATTATCTGCAACTGAAATCTCAGTGGCTGTGGCAACTGTCAGAGCTGCTGGAGCCACTCCTGAG GTCAGAGATGGCATGCGATTTGTTGAAGTGGTTCTGTATGAACCTGATAAACATGTTGTTGCATTAGCAGATGCATATTTCTTCCCCCCTTTCCAACCATCATTGCTTCCCAGGACCAAAGGTGGACCTGTAATTCCTAGCAAGCTCCCTCCTAGGAAGGCTAGACTTGTTGTctacaataaaaaatcaaatgagaCAAGCATTTGGATTGTGGAGCTCTCAGAAGTACATGCAGCAACTCGAGGTGGTCATCATAGGGGAAAAGCCATTACAACACAAGTTGTCCCTGATATTCAGCCTCCAATG GATGCTGTGGAATATGCTGAATGTGAAGCTGTTGTCAAAGACTGTCCTCTGTTTCGAGAGGCAATGAAGAAGAGGGGTGTGGAGGATATGGACCTTGTGATGGTTGATGCCTG GTGTGTTGGTTACCATGGTGAAGCTGATGCTCCTAGCCGTAGACTTGCCAAACCACTCATATTCTGTAGAACAGAGAGTGATTGCCCTATGGAAAATGGTTACGCACGCCCAGTTGAAGGCATCTATGTAGTTGTTGATATGCAAAATATGGTTGTTATTGAGTTTGAAGACCGTAAACTTGTTCCATTGCCTCCAGCTGATCCGTTGAGGAACTATTCTCCTGGTGAGACAAGAGGAGGTGTTGATCGAAGTGATGTGAAGCCGCTACAGATTGTTCAGCCAGAAGGTCCAAGCTTTCGTGTACATGGGCACTATGTAGAATGGCAGAAG TGGAATTTCCGTATTGGTTTCACTCCCAGAGAGGGTTTGGTTATCCATTCTGTTGCATATGTTGATGGTAGTCGGGGTCGAAGACCTGTAGCTCATAGGTTGAGTTTTGTGGAGATGGTTGTACCTTATGGAGACCCGAACGAACCCCATTACAGGAAGAATGCATTTGATGCTGGTGAAGATGGCCTGGGAAAAAATGCAAACTCTCTTAAAAAG GGATGTGATTGTCTAGggtttatcaaatactttgATGCCCACTTTACAAACTTCACTGGAGGTGTTGAAACGATTGAAAATTGTGTTTGTTTGCATGAAGAGGATCATGGTATCCTTTGGAAGCATCAAGACTGGAGGACAGGCTTAGCAGAAGTTCGTAGGTCTAGGAGGCTAACAGCTTCTTTCATATGTACTGTGGCTAATTATGAGTATGGATTCTTCTGGCACTTTTATCAG GATGGGAGAATTGAGGCGGAAGTTAAACTTACAGGTATTCTCAGCTTAGGAGCGCTGCAACCAGGAGAATCTCGAAAATATGGCACAACCATTGCTCCAGGGCTATATGCACCAGTTCATCAACACTTCTTTATTGCTCGTATGGACATGGCTGTTGATTGTAAACCTGGAGAAGCATTTAACCAG GTTGTTGAAGTGAACATGAAAGTTGAAAACCCTGGGAAGGATAATGTGCACAATAATGCATTTTATGCTGAAGAAAAACTGCTCAGATCTGAAATGCAAGCTATGCGTGATTGTGATCCATTGTCTGCCCGCCATTGGATT GTTAGGAACACAAGAACTGTCAACAGGACTGGACAGCTAACAGGCTACAAGTTAGTACCTGGTTCAAACTGCTTGCCATTAGCTGGTTCTGAGGCCAAGTTTTTGAGAAGAGCTGCTTTCTTGAAGCATAATCTTTGGGTTACCCCATATGCGCGAGATGAGATGTTTCCTGGTGGGGAGTTTCCTAATCAGAATCCACGTGTTGGTGAGGGATTGGCTACATGGGTTAAGCAGAATCGTCCTCTGGAGGAAACTGATATAGTTCTCTG GTATGTTTTTGGACTTGTACATGTGCCTCGCTTGGAAGACTGGCCTGTTATGCCAGTGGAACGCATCGGTTTTATGCTTCAG CCACATGGGTTCTTCAACTGCTCACCTGCGGTGGACGTCCCCCCGAACGCTTGTGAATTGGATGGGAAGGACAATGATGTGAAGGACAATGGGGTAGCGAAGCCAATTCAGACCGGATTGCTCTCAAAGATCTGA
- the LOC117934398 gene encoding protein CELLULOSE SYNTHASE INTERACTIVE 1-like, translated as MGEVEEKTIQDELTITIQLADRVIKSAEEAESSKAECSEIARQVERLSKMLRSAARLATSTQWLYERPVRRIAADVTKNLDRALTLVRKCKHSGVLRQVFSITTAADFRKVLALLESSIGDLKWLVTIVDPDDINLTLPPIANNDPTLAWVWSYIATIQMGQLRDRVEAANALVLLAHKNDRTKKIVVDEGGIVPLLKLLKEGASADAQIAAANALFHIGNDEERVRSIADAAGVPIIVQVLGESVMRVQVSVANLVARMAEMDSAVREAFARENVTRPLVSLLSVDTVLVLDDPKLKPSKPSISSLVQFNKELAGKSAGHNSYNPSLNSVSSFTSSGGHSSLSVHSSSEGSSRGGHYRKDREVETPELKLKLKVSCAEALWKLSKDSVLNSRKITETKGLICLAKIIEKEKGVLQYNCLMAVMEIAMVAEQDADLRRAAFKTSSPAAKAVLDQLLRVIQEESSSTMKIPAIKSIGSLARTFPARETRIIGPLVAQLSNSDNEVAIEATIALGKFVHPDNFNRVEHAKAIIEFDGVPPLLRLLRTSERANIYGLILLSYLALHVGNSKALEQTQALSVLDLAIRSGVPQDYKELFARAIHNLNLYQAGVHTHRPYPP; from the coding sequence ATGGGTGAAGTCGAAGAGAAGACGATTCAAGATGAACTGACTATTACGATTCAACTCGCCGACCGAGTCATCAAATCGGCGGAGGAGGCGGAGTCGTCCAAAGCGGAGTGCTCCGAGATTGCGCGTCAAGTGGAGAGGCTGTCCAAGATGCTGCGGTCTGCGGCGCGCCTCGCCACCTCCACGCAGTGGCTGTACGAGCGGCCAGTGCGCCGTATCGCCGCCGACGTGACGAAGAACCTGGACAGAGCGCTGACGCTGGTGCGGAAGTGCAAGCACAGCGGCGTTCTCCGCCAGGTGTTCTCGATAACCACCGCTGCTGATTTCCGGAAGGTATTGGCGCTTCTGGAGTCTTCGATCGGCGACTTGAAGTGGCTTGTGACCATCGTCGACCCGGATGACATCAACCTCACTCTCCCTCCCATAGCCAACAACGACCCCACTCTCGCCTGGGTCTGGTCCTATATAGCTACCATTCAAATGGGTCAGCTTCGGGACCGCGTTGAAGCCGCAAACGCCCTAGTTCTTTTGGCTCACAAGAACGACCGCACCAAGAAGATTGTGGTGGACGAAGGTGGGATCGTGCCGTTGCTCAAGCTCCTGAAAGAAGGCGCTTCCGCCGACGCCCAAATTGCCGCAGCTAATGCTCTTTTCCACATCGGCAACGATGAAGAAAGAGTACGATCGATAGCGGACGCGGCCGGAGTTCCAATTATTGTTCAGGTTCTTGGGGAATCGGTGATGAGGGTTCAGGTTAGTGTGGCTAATTTGGTGGCGAGAATGGCGGAAATGGACTCTGCTGTGCGTGAGGCCTTCGCGAGAGAGAACGTGACAAGGCCATTGGTGTCGCTGCTGTCTGTGGATACGGTTTTGGTTCTGGATGATCCTAAGCTCAAACCGAGTAAGCCTAGTATTTCATCTCTTGTTCAATTTAATAAGGAGTTAGCGGGAAAGTCTGCGGGCCATAACAGTTACAACCCTAGCTTGAATTCTGTATCTTCATTCACTTCTTCTGGTGGGCATTCGTCTTTGTCTGTTCATTCCTCTTCAGAAGGTAGTAGTAGGGGTGGGCATTATAGAAAGGACAGGGAGGTTGAGACGCCTGAGTTGAAATTGAAGCTCAAGGTTAGTTGTGCAGAGGCTCTGTGGAAACTGTCCAAAGATAGTGTGTTAAACAGTAGGAAGATCACTGAGACTAAGGGGTTGATTTGTTTGGCAAAGATCATTGAGAAGGAGAAAGGGGTGTTGCAGTATAATTGCTTGATGGCTGTAATGGAGATAGCTATGGTGGCAGAGCAAGATGCTGACCTTCGACGGGCAGCTTTCAAGACTAGTTCTCCTGCTGCCAAAGCAGTCCTGGATCAACTTTTAAGAGTGATTCAAGAAGAGAGCAGCTCAACAATGAAAATTCCTGCTATAAAATCAATTGGGTCCTTGGCACGAACTTTTCCTGCAAGGGAAACCCGAATAATTGGCCCCTTGGTGGCACAGCTTAGCAATAGTGATAATGAGGTAGCTATAGAAGCTACTATCGCCCTGGGCAAATTTGTTCATCCAGATAATTTCAATCGTGTTGAGCATGCAAAGGCAATTATCGAGTTTGATGGGGTTCCCCCCCTTTTGAGATTGTTGAGGACCAGTGAACGGGCTAACATTTATGGACTTATATTACTATCTTATCTTGCATTGCATGTTGGCAACAGCAAAGCGCTTGAACAAACTCAGGCCTTGAGCGTTCTTGACTTGGCAATTCGTTCTGGAGTGCCTCAAGATTATAAAGAGTTGTTTGCCAGAGCTATACATAACCTTAATCTTTATCAAGCTGGAGTTCATACCCACAGACCATATCCTCCATAG
- the LOC117934397 gene encoding copper methylamine oxidase-like isoform X1, with protein MATASKKATSCCIGDDSRSIRREAVAAAAAAPSVAAAAAAAVADVEQDWSGVGVVGDGKKAALASLIRPVEPIAGASANASVKGIQIMTRAQTCHPLDPLSATEISVAVATVRAAGATPEVRDGMRFVEVVLYEPDKHVVALADAYFFPPFQPSLLPRTKGGPVIPSKLPPRKARLVVYNKKSNETSIWIVELSEVHAATRGGHHRGKAITTQVVPDIQPPMDAVEYAECEAVVKDCPLFREAMKKRGVEDMDLVMVDAWCVGYHGEADAPSRRLAKPLIFCRTESDCPMENGYARPVEGIYVVVDMQNMVVIEFEDRKLVPLPPADPLRNYSPGETRGGVDRSDVKPLQIVQPEGPSFRVHGHYVEWQKWNFRIGFTPREGLVIHSVAYVDGSRGRRPVAHRLSFVEMVVPYGDPNEPHYRKNAFDAGEDGLGKNANSLKKGCDCLGFIKYFDAHFTNFTGGVETIENCVCLHEEDHGILWKHQDWRTGLAEVRRSRRLTASFICTVANYEYGFFWHFYQDGRIEAEVKLTGILSLGALQPGESRKYGTTIAPGLYAPVHQHFFIARMDMAVDCKPGEAFNQVVEVNMKVENPGKDNVHNNAFYAEEKLLRSEMQAMRDCDPLSARHWIVRNTRTVNRTGQLTGYKLVPGSNCLPLAGSEAKFLRRAAFLKHNLWVTPYARDEMFPGGEFPNQNPRVGEGLATWVKQNRPLEETDIVLWYVFGLVHVPRLEDWPVMPVERIGFMLQPHGFFNCSPAVDVPPNACELDGKDNDVKDNGVAKPIQTGLLSKI; from the exons GGTGTGGTCGGGGACGGGAAGAAGGCTGCCCTTGCGTCGTTGATTCGGCCGGTTGAACCGATTGCTGGAGCTTCTGCAAATGCCTCCGTCAAAG GGATCCAGATCATGACAAGGGCTCAAACCTGCCATCCGTTGGACCCATTATCTGCAACTGAAATCTCAGTGGCTGTGGCAACTGTCAGAGCTGCTGGAGCCACTCCTGAG GTCAGAGATGGCATGCGATTTGTTGAAGTGGTTCTGTATGAACCTGATAAACATGTTGTTGCATTAGCAGATGCATATTTCTTCCCCCCTTTCCAACCATCATTGCTTCCCAGGACCAAAGGTGGACCTGTAATTCCTAGCAAGCTCCCTCCTAGGAAGGCTAGACTTGTTGTctacaataaaaaatcaaatgagaCAAGCATTTGGATTGTGGAGCTCTCAGAAGTACATGCAGCAACTCGAGGTGGTCATCATAGGGGAAAAGCCATTACAACACAAGTTGTCCCTGATATTCAGCCTCCAATG GATGCTGTGGAATATGCTGAATGTGAAGCTGTTGTCAAAGACTGTCCTCTGTTTCGAGAGGCAATGAAGAAGAGGGGTGTGGAGGATATGGACCTTGTGATGGTTGATGCCTG GTGTGTTGGTTACCATGGTGAAGCTGATGCTCCTAGCCGTAGACTTGCCAAACCACTCATATTCTGTAGAACAGAGAGTGATTGCCCTATGGAAAATGGTTACGCACGCCCAGTTGAAGGCATCTATGTAGTTGTTGATATGCAAAATATGGTTGTTATTGAGTTTGAAGACCGTAAACTTGTTCCATTGCCTCCAGCTGATCCGTTGAGGAACTATTCTCCTGGTGAGACAAGAGGAGGTGTTGATCGAAGTGATGTGAAGCCGCTACAGATTGTTCAGCCAGAAGGTCCAAGCTTTCGTGTACATGGGCACTATGTAGAATGGCAGAAG TGGAATTTCCGTATTGGTTTCACTCCCAGAGAGGGTTTGGTTATCCATTCTGTTGCATATGTTGATGGTAGTCGGGGTCGAAGACCTGTAGCTCATAGGTTGAGTTTTGTGGAGATGGTTGTACCTTATGGAGACCCGAACGAACCCCATTACAGGAAGAATGCATTTGATGCTGGTGAAGATGGCCTGGGAAAAAATGCAAACTCTCTTAAAAAG GGATGTGATTGTCTAGggtttatcaaatactttgATGCCCACTTTACAAACTTCACTGGAGGTGTTGAAACGATTGAAAATTGTGTTTGTTTGCATGAAGAGGATCATGGTATCCTTTGGAAGCATCAAGACTGGAGGACAGGCTTAGCAGAAGTTCGTAGGTCTAGGAGGCTAACAGCTTCTTTCATATGTACTGTGGCTAATTATGAGTATGGATTCTTCTGGCACTTTTATCAG GATGGGAGAATTGAGGCGGAAGTTAAACTTACAGGTATTCTCAGCTTAGGAGCGCTGCAACCAGGAGAATCTCGAAAATATGGCACAACCATTGCTCCAGGGCTATATGCACCAGTTCATCAACACTTCTTTATTGCTCGTATGGACATGGCTGTTGATTGTAAACCTGGAGAAGCATTTAACCAG GTTGTTGAAGTGAACATGAAAGTTGAAAACCCTGGGAAGGATAATGTGCACAATAATGCATTTTATGCTGAAGAAAAACTGCTCAGATCTGAAATGCAAGCTATGCGTGATTGTGATCCATTGTCTGCCCGCCATTGGATT GTTAGGAACACAAGAACTGTCAACAGGACTGGACAGCTAACAGGCTACAAGTTAGTACCTGGTTCAAACTGCTTGCCATTAGCTGGTTCTGAGGCCAAGTTTTTGAGAAGAGCTGCTTTCTTGAAGCATAATCTTTGGGTTACCCCATATGCGCGAGATGAGATGTTTCCTGGTGGGGAGTTTCCTAATCAGAATCCACGTGTTGGTGAGGGATTGGCTACATGGGTTAAGCAGAATCGTCCTCTGGAGGAAACTGATATAGTTCTCTG GTATGTTTTTGGACTTGTACATGTGCCTCGCTTGGAAGACTGGCCTGTTATGCCAGTGGAACGCATCGGTTTTATGCTTCAG CCACATGGGTTCTTCAACTGCTCACCTGCGGTGGACGTCCCCCCGAACGCTTGTGAATTGGATGGGAAGGACAATGATGTGAAGGACAATGGGGTAGCGAAGCCAATTCAGACCGGATTGCTCTCAAAGATCTGA